Proteins from a genomic interval of Spirosoma sp. KUDC1026:
- a CDS encoding ArdC family protein, which produces MTQNIHETITAKIIEQLQAGTAPWRKPWTHPNASVAFQLPINATTGKRYRGINIPLLWGAVDDRAFTTNEYATFKQWAERKEFVRKGEKGNLIVFYDVLERENDKQEIDKIPYLKTSFVFNRCQLQSYTAPEQPADEPRPLLERLEAVDSFIHNTGAIVRHDGGNRAYYSRLTDDIHMPEPEIFTGTPTQTAQESYYAVSLHELTHWTGKDTRCNRQFGKRFGDRAYAFEELVAEMGSAFTCAYLGITDAPRPDHVSYLTSWLEVLRDDKRAILTAASEASKALDYLAAFQGEVCAP; this is translated from the coding sequence GTGACCCAAAACATCCATGAAACAATCACCGCCAAGATCATTGAGCAGCTGCAAGCCGGCACAGCCCCATGGCGCAAGCCCTGGACACATCCGAACGCGTCCGTAGCGTTCCAGCTGCCCATCAACGCCACCACCGGCAAGCGCTATCGTGGCATCAACATCCCCCTGCTGTGGGGTGCCGTTGACGACCGCGCCTTCACCACCAACGAATACGCTACATTCAAGCAATGGGCCGAACGTAAGGAGTTCGTGCGCAAGGGTGAGAAAGGCAACCTGATCGTTTTTTATGACGTGCTGGAACGGGAGAACGATAAGCAGGAGATCGACAAGATCCCGTATCTGAAAACTTCGTTTGTGTTCAACCGTTGCCAGCTGCAATCCTACACCGCCCCGGAGCAGCCCGCCGACGAGCCGCGACCGTTGCTGGAGCGTCTGGAAGCTGTTGACAGCTTCATTCACAACACCGGGGCCATTGTGCGTCATGACGGCGGCAACCGCGCCTATTACAGCCGCCTGACCGACGACATTCATATGCCGGAGCCTGAAATCTTCACCGGCACCCCGACGCAGACCGCGCAGGAAAGCTATTACGCTGTCTCTCTACACGAGTTGACCCATTGGACTGGCAAGGACACCCGCTGCAACCGGCAGTTTGGCAAGCGGTTCGGAGATCGCGCATATGCGTTCGAGGAACTAGTCGCGGAGATGGGTTCGGCGTTCACCTGTGCCTATTTGGGCATCACAGACGCCCCACGGCCTGACCATGTCAGTTATCTGACCTCATGGCTGGAAGTCCTGCGCGATGATAAACGGGCGATCCTGACGGCCGCTAGCGAAGCCAGCAAGGCGCTCGATTATCTAGCCGCGTTCCAGGGCGAGGTCTGTGCGCCATGA